ACATAGGGGGCCAAAAGAAAGAGGGCGAGCACAAGGGAGAGCATCAGGGCGAGCACAAGGGAGAGCACAAGGGAGAGTATCAGGGCGAGCACAAGGGACAGGGAGAGCAACATGGCGAGCACAAGGAAGGGCTTGTTGAAAAGATGAAAGACAAGatcggtggtggtggtggtcatCAGGACAaggaggggaagaagaagaaggagaagaagaagaagaagcacgaAGACGGCCATGATCACGGCCACAGCAGCAGCGACAGCGACAGCGACTAGAACATCAAACATCATCTATGCATAGGTAATTTTTAACCTGCGATTAGAACACAAAAAATTATCCATGCCTAGCATAACATATACATCTTGTAGTTTtctttttgccttttcttttctgcCCTGAGCTCCGCGATCCACGATCTGGAGGTGCACGTCCTGAGTAATTGGGGATAATCCAATGAAATTATGATGTAAATTTTACATGACTTTGTCCTAATTATTAGTTGCTGCCCAcgtatttgttttctttccgaattgagaagaaaatgaaagaaacaacaGCGAGATGAAAGGCTTCAATATTTAGTTGTTGGATGGATCGTTTACAttaatcatttctttcaaagtaACCGGAAATTGAAAGGAGAATAAATCCAACTACTGGCGCCTCTAGTACAATCTTTGCATTGGCCTAAGCCGGAAAATAACGTTGttctgtttattttgttttgcaggTGGAGAGGATCACAATTCAGAGGTGAAAGgtctcacaaaaaataaaaaataaaagaagaagaagaagttgtaATAGTTATTAGTTAATTCTAGTTTTTTATTACTAGTACGAGGGTTCTTACCAGGGGGAGATCTGAATGATGTAACACCCACACCTATGTTTGACTCAAGGATGAGAATAAAATGTGTTTctttatataatacatatttcaAATACCATGTTATTGATGTATGTTCTCCTTTCATCGCCAATATGAGGAATCATCATTTGCTTTCGTCTCATCTGCACCCTGGTTTTCTTACTTCTGAAACAAGAATCTTACGTAAAGGTTTCATACCAAATGACCTCTAGATCCGTTCAAATGGTCGAAGTTAGGCCGGTTACAAATTTTGCTATAAATCCAATATCTTGGACACCTTCAACCCAACAACTCGCTTCATACATCTCTGGATACCAGCCCATCCGCTGGAACTCTATCTCCATGTTTAACATCCAGATGAAGTGGGATTCTTGTTCCCAGCTCCCTAAGATGGTCAACCATGTGATAAACAATAGGGGAGACGATCATGGTAGTATCTCCTTCCAATGGGCCATGCTTTGCTTGATTGCAGTTCCGTAGgagaaagtaaaaaaattataaaccaaTAAAATCTTGATGATCAGTTGGAGACGTAGGCGTTCAACAAAACCCATGAATATGTTGCCCATTTCTCGACACCAAGTTGATTTCTTCGGAAGCTTCCACAGCTATCCGAACACAGTAGCTGCCAAATGTAATTTAACTAATAAGTTTTGGAACGATATGATGAAAAAAGAACGATGAAAAATGACATACTATCAACTACTTTTGCAACTTGTTTCGATTTGAtggatttaaatattaaaaaaatattatattattaaaaaatttacatcaaaatattaaaaaaatattatattattaaaaagtggTAAATGAACGGTGAATTGATTGTAAGGGTATCACTTCCAACGATATGTCTCACCCATAATGTGGACCACGAATTAAATATAGGTTCAGATGCCTGATAAGATGGTAGTGGGTAACGTGTGAGAGCAGAAATGGAGGTGACTGGTGAGGGCCCATAAAGTGATAAAAGGGCTCTGATATGATGGAAATTGCTTTCTATCCTAAAATCTATCTTAAAATCTATCTGCTACCTTCTTTTGGTTGAAGTCCGGATGTTGAGATAAATGTTGATGCTCAATAAATAAAAGTGGAAAActaaataagatattattaaaatattattttttaattttattattattattttaaaattaaaataaaataaattatttattatattttatattataatttaaaaagtaataataattagataaattaaaataaattgatatgaatttAGCCGAACTAGGCCTAAATCTTTTAACACAAGATGACTGTTAAAGATAAATGCAATCATAAAAAACAAAGAGGACATGCCATTAAAACGTTTCAGAAATTGAAAAAGGATACTCCATGCAGTATATAAGGCCTCCATCGGGACCTAGTCCAAGTTCATCCATAACATCATCCAAGTTGATGAGTTCCCTTATATCtggacaagaaaaaaaaaaaaaaaaaaaaaaaaaaacagacggCTTTTCCAATCAATAGAATCagataaaagttataaaactaACAAACGGTCAAGCAAGCATTCAAAGGCCAAGAACCAGTTCTGCAAACCCCATGATGATATATTTGGTGAGTGTTCTATTTGTTTGTGTATTCGGTTTTGGGTTTTGACTAATTACTAGTTAAGATTTGGGCAAAGAAGTGAATCGCTTAAATACTACAAATAAGTGAATCGTTGAAATCACAAAACCAACCTCTAAATTTAAATCTAGTCTAAATAGTacaaataataaatttcttGCACTAGCGAGGCATCAACAAGAAGTTAAAAACCAAGCAACAACGACTTAAATGTATGAAACACTCGGCTTGGGTGGTGAGCTGCGAAGGAGTGGCTGCTTGGTGGGCTGGAGAAGTTAGCACACAGCTCCTTGGATTTGCAGACCATACGTCTGACTACGCAAGCAAGGCTTAACGCCACGTGGAGAATTATCATACAAGAAGACGGGAGTTTGAATTTTTAATTCA
This sequence is a window from Carya illinoinensis cultivar Pawnee chromosome 9, C.illinoinensisPawnee_v1, whole genome shotgun sequence. Protein-coding genes within it:
- the LOC122276247 gene encoding protein SRC1-like; translation: MAGIINKIGETLHIGGQKKEGEHKGEHQGEHKGEHKGEYQGEHKGQGEQHGEHKEGLVEKMKDKIGGGGGHQDKEGKKKKEKKKKKHEDGHDHGHSSSDSDSD